GGGTATAACGTTTATTAAAATCCTTCCACTTACGTGGGATAGTTTTAAACGGCGCTTTTCCGTAACGGTCGGCATTAAAAAAATGGCGCGGTATTTCGGCGGAGTCAACATACCGTCGTTTATCGGCCGTTATGGCATGCTCGGTAATAAAATCAATATTAGCTTTGTAAAATGCAAACATGCCTTTTGGTAAGGCATACACCGCCATCCGGTTGATGCGATGATGGGCGTTATAGCCCCATGACGATAGTATAAACAGGCTTAGAAGGGCAACCGCGCTTAGCGTCGCTTTTTTCATACCCAAATATGCTGATTAACTTTAACATGCAATGTAAAATGATTTTTAAAAAGGCTTTGTATAATTCAAAAAGTGATTGTATATTTGCACTCTTAAAATTTAGAAAATACAGGATAACAAGCTATAAAAGATGGCAAATCATAAATCATCATTAAAAAGAATCAGAGCAAATGCTGCGAAGCGTCTGCGTAACAGGTATCAGGCAAAAACCACCCGTAATGCAATTAAAAAATTAAGAGGTGCAACTACTAAAGCTGAAGGAACAGAACTTTTAGGTAAAGTAATTTCTATGCTTGACCGTTTAGCTAAAAAGAACGTTATTCACAAAAACAAAGCATCAAACAATAAATCAAAGCTTACTAAATTCGTTAACGGTTTAGCATAAGTTTTACTTATTAAACAATACTGAAAAGGGGTAGTGCATTGCATTACCCCTTTTTTCGTTGATCGGGATTTCCAGGTTTAATGAATTAAAAGAATATGCTTATTCATTAATTTAAAAAATTCAGTTCAGACGATAATTCAGGTTCAGGCAAAATTCCATAAATTCGGATCATTTATGAGCGACTACCAAAACCATATCAGTATCAAGGCCTGGGCCGAGGAAGACCGCCCGCGCGAAAAGCTGAGCGGACAGGGCCGCCGGTCGCTTACCGACGCCGAGCTGATTGCCATTTTGATAGGTTCGGGTAGCCGCGATGAATCCGCCGTGGAGCTGAGCAAGCGCATACTTCACCATTACGAAAATGACCTGAACAAATTGGGCAAAGCATCCATAACCGAATTGTGCCGGTTTAAGGGCGTAGGGGAGGCCAAGGCGATCTCCATTATAGCCGCCCTTGAGATTGGCCGCCGCCGTAACGAAACCGAGAGTAAACCGCCCGAAGAGGTAAAAGGGAGTAACGACGTATTTAAATTGATGCGTCGCCACCTGATGGATCTTAACCACGAGGAATTTTGGATAGTGTTGCTCAGCCGCTCATCAAAGGTATTATCAAAGGAGCTGGTGAGCCGGGGCGGTATATCGGGCACGGTAGCCGACCCGAAAATCATCTTTTACATGGCTTTGCAGCAGCAGGCCAGCGCTATTATCCTGATACATAATCATCCATCAGGCAACCTAAAGCCCAGTCAGCTGGATATCGAGCTTACCAAAAAGGTAGCTAATGCCGGCAAGATGCTTGATATTAATGTGCTCGATCATTTGATTATTACAGATAAAGGCTTTTTCAG
This genomic interval from Mucilaginibacter defluvii contains the following:
- the radC gene encoding RadC family protein → MSDYQNHISIKAWAEEDRPREKLSGQGRRSLTDAELIAILIGSGSRDESAVELSKRILHHYENDLNKLGKASITELCRFKGVGEAKAISIIAALEIGRRRNETESKPPEEVKGSNDVFKLMRRHLMDLNHEEFWIVLLSRSSKVLSKELVSRGGISGTVADPKIIFYMALQQQASAIILIHNHPSGNLKPSQLDIELTKKVANAGKMLDINVLDHLIITDKGFFSFADEGLL
- the rpsT gene encoding 30S ribosomal protein S20; its protein translation is MANHKSSLKRIRANAAKRLRNRYQAKTTRNAIKKLRGATTKAEGTELLGKVISMLDRLAKKNVIHKNKASNNKSKLTKFVNGLA